One window from the genome of Gemmatimonadaceae bacterium encodes:
- a CDS encoding YicC/YloC family endoribonuclease: MTGFGSAEGEVGGALVAVEVRSVNHRFFNPSIKLPSEFGKWEGDVRDALRRGVSRGHVTLIARIAREQAEGRIDEARFAAYVEQLRGLQQRYALEPTLDVGTILRLPDVLGSHENGAEAAGSAQELVDIVSRAVSALDAMRVAEGERLAAYVLERLRLIEEAVDRIAARAPTRLVEQRDRLRQAVQELAGGVTLDDQRLAQEIAILADRLDVSEEVSRFRSHSDAFRVALKSAPSDGVGKRLGFLLQELLREANTTGSKANDAAMLQDVLLIKEELERIREQVENLE, translated from the coding sequence ATGACCGGGTTCGGATCCGCGGAAGGTGAGGTCGGCGGGGCGCTGGTTGCCGTCGAGGTGCGATCCGTCAATCACCGGTTCTTCAATCCTTCCATCAAGCTTCCGTCGGAATTCGGCAAGTGGGAAGGCGACGTACGCGACGCGCTGAGGCGCGGCGTGAGTCGAGGTCACGTCACGCTCATCGCGCGCATCGCACGCGAGCAAGCGGAAGGACGCATCGACGAGGCGCGGTTCGCGGCGTATGTCGAGCAGCTGCGGGGGCTGCAGCAGCGCTACGCCCTCGAGCCGACGCTCGACGTTGGAACGATTCTGCGTCTTCCAGACGTTCTGGGATCGCATGAGAACGGCGCGGAAGCCGCGGGCAGTGCGCAGGAGCTCGTTGACATTGTCTCACGTGCGGTGTCGGCGCTCGACGCGATGCGCGTAGCGGAGGGCGAGCGGCTCGCGGCCTACGTCCTGGAGCGACTGCGGCTCATCGAAGAGGCGGTGGACCGGATCGCAGCGCGGGCACCGACGCGGCTGGTGGAACAACGCGATCGTCTGCGGCAGGCGGTTCAGGAACTGGCAGGTGGAGTGACGCTGGATGACCAGCGACTCGCGCAAGAGATCGCGATTCTCGCCGATCGTTTGGACGTGAGCGAAGAGGTCTCACGCTTTCGCTCCCATAGTGACGCGTTCCGGGTAGCGCTGAAAAGCGCTCCGAGCGACGGGGTAGGTAAGCGGCTCGGCTTCCTGCTTCAGGAGTTGTTGCGAGAAGCGAACACGACCGGGAGCAAGGCGAACGACGCCGCGATGCTCCAGGACGTGCTCCTTATCAAGGAGGAGTTGGAGCGGATTCGGGAGCAGGTGGAGAATCTGGAGTGA
- the coaBC gene encoding bifunctional phosphopantothenoylcysteine decarboxylase/phosphopantothenate--cysteine ligase CoaBC — protein MRPFDRRRVLLGVTGGIASYKSAWLARLLGKAGAEVDVVLTAGAAEFIGRVTFEALTGRAVHTGLFDAGRALDHIKLAREAHAIVVAPATADFIARAAAGQAGDLLSAVLLATKAPVLIVPAMNDAMWAHRQTAENVSHLRESLGYRILEPEEGMLAAGEGSGPGRMPEPETIFAHVGRLLETDSSLRDRRILVTAGPTREAIDPVRFISNRSSGKMGVAIAAAAWRRGADVTLIAGPMSVSAPVGVATREVETTEEMAEAVEQELPKAEALIMAAAPADFRAEQPSPSKIKKKSAPKSVALTPTLDILASTRKARAKDAVIIGFALETDDVVRGAREKLDAKALDLIVVNDAREPGAGFEVDTNRVTLIGRDGKDEVLPLLSKDDVADEILDRVEKLIRDRS, from the coding sequence ATGCGGCCGTTCGACCGGCGTCGCGTCCTGCTTGGCGTCACCGGCGGCATCGCGAGCTACAAGTCGGCGTGGCTCGCGCGCTTGTTAGGCAAGGCTGGGGCCGAAGTGGACGTCGTGCTCACAGCCGGCGCCGCGGAGTTCATTGGCCGCGTCACGTTCGAGGCGCTCACCGGGCGCGCGGTGCACACCGGTCTCTTCGACGCCGGCCGCGCGCTCGATCACATCAAACTTGCCCGCGAGGCGCACGCGATCGTCGTTGCACCCGCGACCGCGGATTTCATCGCGCGCGCCGCGGCCGGTCAGGCAGGTGACTTGTTGTCCGCCGTACTGTTGGCGACCAAGGCGCCGGTGCTCATCGTTCCGGCGATGAACGATGCAATGTGGGCGCACCGGCAGACGGCAGAAAACGTCTCGCATCTGCGCGAATCTCTCGGCTATCGGATTCTCGAACCAGAAGAAGGAATGCTCGCCGCCGGTGAGGGAAGCGGTCCGGGACGGATGCCCGAGCCGGAGACGATCTTCGCACACGTCGGGCGGCTCCTCGAGACCGATTCATCGCTGCGCGATCGGCGCATTCTCGTTACGGCCGGCCCGACGCGCGAGGCGATCGATCCCGTGCGCTTCATCTCGAATCGCAGCAGCGGCAAGATGGGTGTCGCGATCGCGGCTGCGGCCTGGCGTCGAGGCGCCGATGTCACGCTGATCGCCGGTCCGATGAGCGTGAGCGCGCCCGTCGGCGTCGCCACACGTGAAGTAGAGACGACGGAGGAGATGGCGGAAGCGGTCGAGCAGGAGCTGCCGAAGGCAGAAGCACTGATCATGGCCGCGGCGCCCGCTGATTTTCGCGCGGAGCAACCGTCGCCGTCGAAGATCAAGAAGAAGTCGGCACCAAAATCGGTCGCGCTGACGCCGACACTGGATATTCTCGCGAGCACTCGTAAGGCACGCGCGAAGGACGCGGTGATCATTGGATTCGCGCTCGAGACGGATGACGTCGTCCGCGGCGCGCGAGAGAAGCTCGACGCAAAAGCGCTCGACCTCATTGTCGTCAACGACGCGCGCGAGCCCGGCGCGGGCTTCGAGGTCGACACGAACCGCGTGACGCTCATCGGTCGCGACGGAAAGGATGAAGTCCTTCCCCTTCTGTCGAAGGATGACGTCGCCGATGAGATCCTCGATCGGGTGGAGAAGCTCATTCGTGACCGATCCTAG
- the gmk gene encoding guanylate kinase translates to MNPFPIILSSPSGGGKTTIARELLQKRSDLGYSVSCTTRAPRVGEVDARDYYFLSDTDFERRRDHGEFAESAQVHDNMYGTLRSEIERVLGAGKHVVMDIDVQGAQQLVRAFPQAVTIFVLPPSAEVLLERLRQRRTESPDQLARRLQSALQELQAVDLYQYVVVNDDLSKAVARVSSIIDAEVLRRERVSGLRHQVSALVQRLERELRN, encoded by the coding sequence GTGAATCCGTTCCCGATCATCCTTTCGTCGCCGTCCGGCGGCGGGAAGACGACGATCGCCCGGGAACTGCTCCAGAAGCGATCGGACCTCGGGTACTCGGTTTCGTGTACGACTCGTGCCCCAAGGGTCGGAGAAGTGGACGCGAGAGATTATTATTTCCTCTCCGATACGGACTTCGAGCGTCGGCGCGACCACGGCGAATTCGCCGAATCGGCGCAGGTGCACGACAATATGTACGGCACGTTGCGGTCGGAGATCGAGCGGGTTCTCGGGGCGGGGAAGCACGTGGTAATGGACATCGACGTTCAGGGAGCGCAGCAGTTAGTTCGAGCGTTTCCGCAAGCTGTGACGATTTTTGTCCTGCCACCGTCGGCGGAAGTATTGCTGGAGCGGTTGCGCCAGCGTCGAACGGAGTCGCCGGATCAGCTGGCGAGGCGATTGCAGTCGGCACTTCAGGAGCTCCAGGCAGTCGATCTGTACCAGTACGTGGTCGTCAACGACGACCTGTCCAAAGCAGTCGCGCGGGTGTCGTCGATCATCGATGCGGAAGTCTTACGACGCGAGCGCGTGTCAGGGTTGAGACATCAGGTCTCGGCCCTCGTGCAGCGTCTGGAACGTGAATTACGGAATTGA
- a CDS encoding DNA-directed RNA polymerase subunit omega, which yields MRVFTPSDLVGKDKAANKYLGVLIAAKHARVLNEFPRDRSSTREKKLTTRSMEELATGSIVYRVVPRRRAE from the coding sequence ATGCGCGTTTTTACTCCCAGTGATCTCGTCGGGAAGGACAAGGCGGCGAACAAGTATCTCGGCGTGCTCATTGCCGCGAAGCACGCGCGCGTGCTCAACGAGTTCCCCCGCGATCGGTCGTCGACGCGCGAGAAGAAGCTGACCACGCGTTCGATGGAGGAGCTGGCGACGGGCAGCATCGTCTATCGCGTGGTGCCGCGCCGCCGCGCGGAGTAG